From a single Pseudomonas triticicola genomic region:
- a CDS encoding acyl-CoA dehydrogenase, whose amino-acid sequence MDFAYSPKVQELRERVTAFMDTYVYPAEAVFERQVAEGDRWQPTAIMEELKAKAKAEGLWNLFLPESELGAGLSNLEYAPLAEIMGRSLLGPEPFNCSAPDTGNMEVLVRYANEEQKQRWLEPLLRGEIRSAFAMTEPDVASSDATNMAARAVRDGDQWVINGKKWWTSGACDPRCKILIFMGLSNPDAPRHAQHSMILVPVDTPGVKIVRPLPVFGYDDAPHGHAEVLFDNVRVPYENVLLGEGRGFEIAQGRLGPGRIHHCMRSIGMAERALELMCKRSVSRTAFGKPLARLGGNIDKIADSRMEIDMARLLTLKAAYMMDTVGNKVAKSEIAQIKVVAPNVALRVIDRAIQMHGGAGVSNDFPLAYMYAMQRTLRLADGPDEVHRAAIGKFEIGKYVPKEMLRSGQ is encoded by the coding sequence ATGGATTTCGCTTATTCGCCCAAGGTTCAGGAACTGCGTGAGCGCGTGACTGCGTTCATGGACACTTACGTTTACCCGGCCGAAGCGGTGTTCGAACGCCAGGTCGCCGAGGGCGATCGCTGGCAGCCGACCGCGATCATGGAAGAGCTCAAGGCCAAGGCCAAGGCTGAAGGGCTGTGGAATTTGTTTCTGCCTGAGTCCGAGCTGGGCGCCGGCCTGAGCAACCTCGAATATGCGCCATTGGCGGAAATCATGGGCCGTTCCCTGCTGGGGCCGGAGCCGTTCAACTGCTCGGCGCCGGACACCGGCAACATGGAAGTGTTGGTGCGCTACGCCAATGAAGAACAGAAACAGCGCTGGCTCGAGCCGCTGCTGCGCGGCGAAATCCGTTCGGCGTTCGCCATGACCGAGCCTGATGTGGCATCTTCCGACGCAACCAACATGGCCGCCCGAGCCGTGCGCGATGGCGATCAGTGGGTAATCAACGGTAAGAAGTGGTGGACCTCCGGCGCCTGCGATCCGCGCTGCAAGATTCTGATCTTCATGGGCCTGAGCAACCCCGACGCGCCGCGTCACGCCCAGCACTCGATGATCCTCGTGCCGGTCGATACCCCCGGGGTGAAGATCGTCCGGCCGCTGCCGGTGTTCGGCTACGACGATGCACCGCACGGTCACGCCGAAGTGTTGTTCGACAACGTTCGAGTGCCGTACGAAAACGTCCTGCTCGGTGAAGGACGCGGCTTCGAAATCGCTCAGGGTCGCCTTGGCCCAGGGCGGATTCACCACTGCATGCGTTCGATCGGCATGGCCGAACGTGCGCTGGAACTGATGTGCAAACGCTCGGTGAGCCGCACCGCATTCGGCAAACCGCTGGCCCGTCTGGGCGGCAACATCGACAAGATCGCCGACTCGCGGATGGAAATCGACATGGCGCGTCTGCTGACGTTGAAAGCGGCGTACATGATGGACACCGTCGGCAACAAAGTGGCGAAAAGCGAGATTGCGCAGATCAAAGTCGTCGCACCGAACGTGGCCCTGCGGGTGATCGACCGGGCGATCCAGATGCACGGTGGGGCAGGGGTGTCGAACGATTTCCCGCTGGCCTATATGTATGCCATGCAGCGCACCCTGCGTCTGGCCGACGGCCCCGACGAAGTGCACCGCGCGGCGATTGGCAAGTTCGAGATCGGCAAGTATGTGCCGAAGGAGATGCTGCGCAGCGGCCAGTAA
- a CDS encoding translocation/assembly module TamB domain-containing protein: MKRGVKITALTLLALVVLIVLSLAALLGTQAGSRWALGLVPGLSVENFHGRLAGQWSADHLVWQQDTSRVELNKAIFAWSPLCLTRMTLCIDQLKAEQVILQFPPSEETTESGPIKLPDLQLPLAIELGDVEVGSLLFNGSEQLKGLQLAAHWTAQGLQIDSVKLQRDELSLNLSGLLQPSGNWPLTIQGDLTLPAPGSEPWALALKVEGDLLKTLNLHADSRGYLDGQLSGELQALAENLPAKLRITSDAFKPSADLPDTLQFNQLVLTGEGDLKNGYQLLGNAMLPAEKSPVALLLKGKVDANGAQIAGLDLNANDTQTFKLTGSVDWSKGVSAQANINWQDFPWHRLYPEIDEPQVTLRTFTGEVSYTDGQYLGNFDAALDGPAGAFTLSSPFSGSLEQIALPQLVMQAGQGKAEGHVNVRFADGIAWDTALDLSALNPAYWVAELPGTLAGPLQSKGEMKNDQLSLSADLDLKGKLRGQPAILQAKADGAGERWNLNALQIRLGDNSISGKGSLQDKLGGQIDIKLPRLAQLWPQLRGQVNGQVNVAGTLKAPQGKLDLQGSQLAFQDNRLQSLNLDATLDSAQRAKINLKGSGIQTGDTSLGTLTASAQGDIKSQKLNLDLIGPKLKLALGLDGNLDKGNWRGRLASGDIQAGGQDWKLQSPAKLERLADGQINFGAHCWLSGNASLCGEDQRLMPEPKLRYHLKQFPIESLAQWLPKDFAWQGRLNADLQLDLPASGPNGVVSVDASGGTLRVRDKDQWLDFPYQTLKLSSKLTPKRVDTELNFVGGKLGELLVQAQLNPLPKNKPLSGSFRLSGLDLSVARPFVPMVEKLTGRLNGSGTISGGLLAPLVNGTVQLSDGEVSGAELPLELQNLQLTAAIAGESVRLDGGWDSGKTGKGSLNGNVAWGQALVVDLALKGTQLPVSVEPYAKLEMAPDLKISMAGDELKVAGRVLVPKGEITVRELPPSTVKVSDDTIIVGAQTEEGKPPIAMKMDIDVIVGQDKLSFAGFGLTANLQGQVHIGDNMDTRGELWLNDGRYRAYGQRLTVRRARLLFAGPIDQPYLDIEAIRQTDDVIAGIRLSGSAEQPTTQIFSEPAMSQEQALSYLVLGRPLSTSGEDNNMLAQAALGLGLMGSAGITSGLAKDLGIQDFQLDTQGSGNDTSVVASGNISEKLSLRYGVGVFEPASTIALRYKLSKKVYVEAASGVASSLDIFYKRDF, from the coding sequence GTGAAGCGTGGTGTGAAAATTACGGCGCTGACGCTGTTGGCGCTGGTCGTGTTGATTGTCTTGAGCCTGGCCGCACTGCTTGGCACGCAGGCCGGCAGTCGTTGGGCGCTGGGCCTGGTGCCGGGCCTGAGCGTGGAGAATTTCCACGGTCGCCTCGCTGGCCAATGGAGTGCCGATCACCTGGTTTGGCAGCAAGACACCAGCCGCGTCGAGCTGAACAAGGCGATCTTTGCCTGGTCGCCGCTGTGCCTGACGCGCATGACCTTGTGCATCGATCAGCTCAAGGCCGAGCAGGTGATCCTGCAATTCCCGCCGAGCGAAGAAACCACCGAGAGCGGCCCGATCAAACTCCCCGATCTGCAATTGCCGTTGGCCATTGAACTGGGCGATGTCGAGGTGGGCAGCCTGTTGTTCAACGGCAGCGAACAGCTCAAGGGCTTGCAACTGGCGGCGCACTGGACCGCTCAGGGTTTGCAGATCGACAGCGTGAAGTTGCAGCGCGACGAACTCAGTCTGAACCTGTCCGGCCTGCTGCAACCGAGCGGTAATTGGCCGCTGACTATTCAGGGTGATCTGACCTTGCCTGCACCCGGAAGTGAGCCGTGGGCGCTGGCGCTGAAAGTTGAAGGCGATCTGCTGAAAACCCTCAACCTGCACGCCGACAGCCGTGGCTACCTCGACGGCCAGCTGAGCGGCGAGTTGCAAGCGCTGGCGGAAAACCTGCCGGCCAAGCTGCGCATCACCAGCGACGCGTTCAAGCCGAGCGCCGATCTGCCGGACACTCTGCAATTCAACCAGTTGGTATTGACCGGCGAAGGCGACCTGAAAAACGGTTACCAGTTGCTCGGCAATGCCATGCTGCCCGCGGAAAAATCGCCAGTGGCGCTGCTGCTCAAAGGCAAGGTCGACGCCAACGGCGCGCAGATCGCCGGCCTCGATCTCAACGCCAATGACACGCAAACCTTCAAGCTCACTGGCAGTGTCGACTGGAGCAAGGGCGTCAGCGCTCAGGCCAATATCAACTGGCAAGACTTCCCGTGGCATCGGCTCTATCCGGAAATCGACGAACCGCAAGTCACGCTACGTACCTTCACTGGCGAAGTGTCCTACACCGACGGCCAGTACCTCGGCAACTTCGACGCTGCGCTGGATGGCCCGGCGGGGGCGTTCACTTTAAGCAGCCCGTTCAGCGGCAGCCTCGAACAGATCGCCTTGCCGCAACTGGTCATGCAGGCCGGGCAGGGCAAGGCCGAAGGGCACGTCAATGTGCGCTTCGCCGACGGCATCGCCTGGGATACCGCGCTGGACCTGTCGGCGCTCAACCCGGCGTACTGGGTCGCCGAACTGCCGGGCACCCTGGCCGGGCCGTTGCAGAGCAAAGGCGAGATGAAGAATGATCAGCTCAGCCTCAGCGCCGACCTCGACCTCAAAGGCAAACTGCGCGGCCAACCGGCAATCCTGCAAGCCAAGGCTGACGGCGCGGGCGAGCGGTGGAACCTCAATGCCCTGCAAATCCGCCTCGGCGATAACAGCATCAGCGGCAAGGGCAGCCTGCAGGACAAACTCGGCGGGCAGATCGACATCAAGCTGCCGCGTCTCGCGCAGTTGTGGCCGCAGTTGCGCGGGCAGGTCAACGGTCAGGTCAACGTCGCCGGTACGCTGAAGGCGCCGCAGGGCAAGCTCGATCTGCAAGGTTCGCAACTGGCCTTTCAGGACAATCGCCTGCAAAGCCTCAACCTCGACGCCACCCTCGACAGCGCGCAACGAGCGAAGATCAATCTCAAAGGCAGCGGCATTCAGACCGGCGACACCTCGTTGGGCACCCTGACCGCCAGTGCTCAGGGCGATATCAAAAGCCAGAAACTCAACCTTGACCTGATCGGACCGAAGCTGAAACTGGCGCTGGGTCTGGACGGCAATCTCGACAAGGGCAACTGGCGCGGACGCTTGGCCAGTGGTGACATTCAGGCCGGTGGCCAGGACTGGAAGCTGCAAAGCCCGGCCAAGCTGGAACGCCTTGCGGACGGCCAGATCAATTTCGGCGCGCATTGCTGGCTGTCCGGCAATGCCAGCCTGTGTGGCGAAGACCAGCGCCTGATGCCCGAGCCGAAGCTGCGTTATCACCTCAAGCAATTCCCGATCGAAAGCCTTGCGCAGTGGCTGCCCAAGGACTTCGCCTGGCAGGGCCGACTCAACGCCGATCTGCAACTGGACCTGCCGGCGAGCGGCCCCAACGGCGTGGTCAGTGTCGATGCCAGCGGCGGCACCCTGCGCGTGCGCGACAAGGATCAGTGGCTGGATTTCCCCTACCAGACCCTCAAACTCAGCAGCAAGCTCACGCCCAAGCGCGTCGACACCGAGCTCAATTTTGTCGGCGGCAAACTCGGCGAATTGCTGGTCCAGGCGCAGCTCAATCCGCTACCGAAAAACAAACCGCTGAGCGGTTCGTTCCGCCTTTCCGGCCTCGATCTGTCGGTGGCGCGGCCGTTCGTGCCGATGGTGGAAAAACTCACTGGCCGGCTCAACGGCAGCGGCACTATTTCCGGTGGCCTGCTCGCGCCATTGGTCAACGGCACTGTGCAGCTCAGCGATGGCGAAGTGTCCGGCGCCGAACTGCCGCTGGAGCTGCAGAACCTGCAACTGACGGCGGCGATCGCCGGCGAATCGGTGCGCCTGGACGGTGGCTGGGACAGCGGCAAGACTGGCAAGGGCAGCCTCAACGGCAACGTAGCCTGGGGTCAGGCACTGGTGGTCGATCTGGCGCTCAAGGGCACGCAATTGCCAGTCAGCGTCGAGCCCTACGCCAAACTGGAAATGGCTCCGGATCTGAAAATTTCCATGGCCGGCGATGAGCTGAAAGTTGCTGGCAGGGTACTCGTGCCGAAAGGCGAAATCACCGTGCGCGAACTGCCGCCTTCGACGGTGAAAGTTTCCGACGACACGATCATCGTTGGCGCGCAGACCGAGGAGGGCAAACCACCGATCGCGATGAAAATGGACATCGACGTGATCGTCGGCCAGGACAAGCTGAGCTTCGCCGGTTTTGGCCTGACCGCCAACCTGCAGGGTCAGGTGCACATCGGCGACAACATGGACACCCGTGGTGAACTGTGGCTCAACGACGGCCGCTATCGCGCCTACGGCCAGCGCCTGACGGTGCGTCGCGCGCGTCTGTTGTTCGCCGGTCCCATCGACCAGCCGTATCTGGACATCGAAGCGATCCGCCAGACCGACGACGTCATCGCCGGTATTCGCCTGAGCGGCAGCGCCGAACAACCGACCACGCAGATCTTCTCCGAACCGGCCATGAGTCAGGAGCAGGCGCTGTCGTACCTGGTACTGGGCCGTCCGTTGAGCACCAGTGGCGAAGACAACAACATGCTCGCGCAAGCGGCATTGGGTCTGGGTCTGATGGGCAGCGCCGGGATCACCAGCGGCCTGGCCAAGGATCTGGGTATTCAGGACTTCCAACTCGACACCCAAGGCAGCGGCAACGACACCAGCGTCGTCGCCAGCGGCAACATCTCGGAAAAACTCAGCCTGCGCTACGGCGTCGGCGTCTTCGAACCGGCCAGCACCATCGCCTTGCGCTACAAGCTGAGCAAGAAGGTCTACGTCGAAGCGGCGAGCGGCGTGGCGAGCTCGCTGGATATCTTCTACAAGCGGGATTTCTAG
- a CDS encoding substrate-binding domain-containing protein, which translates to MTLRVLCVFLLSGWLSVSAAALPIPENGPALRIQGSNTIGAELGPALVEGLLQEQGLLKIHRETPDTANEQRIVGQTAQGQRVIIEVAAHGSSTGFAALKNASADLAASSREIKDSELLALQTLGDLKSPAAEQVIAIDGLAIILNPANPLQQLNTEQLARIFAGEVKTWEELGSRGGAIHLYARDDQSGTYDTFKELVLSRRGKSLSSAAKRFESSEQLSDAVSADPQGIGFIGLPYVRQAKAVAIADGASQAMLPLNSLIATEDYPLSRRLFFYLPPGSQNPWAQALARFAQSQGGQAIVATSGFVSQTVQAMSVTPNALMPEGYQSLSRHAQRLTVNFRFAEGSASLDNKARQDLARVLDYIKRNGKTERAVTLVGFGDLKDDPARADLLSKLRAMAVRRELVKNGVVMREVRGFGALMPVATNSADEGRIKNRRVEVWVY; encoded by the coding sequence ATGACCCTGCGTGTTCTCTGCGTTTTCCTGTTGAGTGGCTGGCTGTCGGTGTCCGCCGCCGCCCTGCCGATCCCCGAAAACGGCCCGGCATTGCGCATTCAGGGCTCCAACACCATCGGCGCCGAACTCGGCCCGGCGCTGGTCGAAGGCCTGTTGCAGGAACAAGGCCTGCTGAAAATCCACCGCGAGACCCCGGACACCGCCAACGAACAACGCATCGTCGGCCAGACCGCACAAGGGCAACGCGTGATCATCGAAGTCGCCGCTCACGGTTCCAGCACCGGTTTCGCTGCGTTGAAAAACGCCAGCGCCGATCTGGCCGCCTCTTCCCGCGAGATCAAGGACAGCGAGCTGCTCGCCCTGCAAACCCTCGGCGATCTGAAAAGTCCGGCAGCCGAGCAAGTCATTGCCATCGACGGCCTGGCGATCATCCTCAACCCGGCCAATCCGTTACAGCAGTTGAACACCGAGCAACTGGCGCGGATTTTTGCCGGCGAAGTGAAAACCTGGGAAGAGCTCGGTAGCCGTGGCGGCGCCATTCATTTGTATGCGCGGGATGATCAGTCCGGGACGTACGACACGTTCAAGGAACTGGTCCTGAGCCGGCGTGGGAAAAGTCTCAGCAGCGCGGCGAAACGTTTCGAATCCAGCGAGCAATTGTCCGACGCGGTCAGCGCCGATCCGCAAGGTATCGGCTTCATCGGCTTGCCTTACGTGCGTCAGGCCAAAGCCGTGGCGATTGCCGACGGCGCCTCGCAAGCGATGCTGCCGCTGAACAGTCTGATCGCCACCGAAGATTATCCGCTGTCGCGGCGCTTGTTCTTTTATCTGCCGCCGGGCAGCCAGAATCCGTGGGCGCAGGCCTTGGCCCGCTTTGCCCAGAGCCAAGGCGGTCAGGCGATCGTCGCGACTAGCGGCTTTGTAAGCCAGACCGTACAAGCCATGAGCGTGACGCCGAATGCGCTGATGCCCGAGGGTTATCAATCTCTCAGCCGGCATGCCCAGCGTCTGACAGTGAATTTCCGTTTTGCCGAGGGCAGCGCCAGTCTGGACAACAAGGCGCGGCAGGATCTGGCGCGGGTGCTCGACTATATAAAGCGCAATGGCAAGACCGAGCGGGCGGTGACGCTGGTGGGGTTTGGTGATTTGAAGGATGACCCGGCGCGGGCTGATCTGCTGTCGAAGCTGCGAGCGATGGCGGTGCGGCGCGAGCTGGTCAAAAACGGTGTGGTCATGCGCGAGGTGCGTGGCTTTGGCGCGCTGATGCCGGTGGCGACCAACAGCGCGGATGAAGGGCGGATCAAGAATCGGCGGGTTGAGGTTTGGGTGTATTGA
- a CDS encoding GNAT family N-acetyltransferase, which translates to MPETQSAVADIHMLDRGYSREARSLLYQAYRHEPTFGYLFEAERPGYEQRVRATVRELVKQHFLQDLPAIGLLVNDRLIGIALIAPPQRRLGVTESWAWRLRMVLSTGFRCTRRYLEYHDAVAACVPGDSVHMLPLLGVHPQFQGKHYGEQLLTAVHNWCAVDETSQGVVLDTGNPRYLEFYKRQGYQEIGEVAVGPVREHVFFHANPQVLQTATG; encoded by the coding sequence ATGCCTGAAACCCAGTCCGCCGTTGCCGACATCCACATGCTCGACCGCGGCTATTCACGCGAAGCCCGCTCGTTGCTGTATCAGGCCTATCGCCACGAGCCGACCTTCGGCTACCTGTTCGAAGCCGAACGTCCCGGCTATGAACAACGCGTACGCGCCACGGTGCGCGAGTTGGTCAAACAGCATTTTCTCCAGGACCTGCCGGCGATCGGCCTGCTGGTCAACGACCGCTTGATCGGCATTGCCCTGATCGCACCGCCGCAACGCCGCCTGGGCGTTACCGAAAGCTGGGCGTGGCGCTTGCGCATGGTGCTCAGCACCGGTTTTCGCTGCACCCGGCGTTATCTGGAATACCACGATGCCGTTGCTGCATGCGTGCCGGGTGACTCGGTGCACATGCTGCCGTTGCTTGGTGTGCATCCGCAGTTTCAGGGCAAGCACTACGGCGAACAGTTGCTCACCGCCGTGCACAACTGGTGCGCGGTCGATGAAACCTCGCAAGGGGTGGTGCTCGACACCGGCAACCCCCGCTACCTGGAATTCTATAAAAGGCAGGGTTATCAGGAGATCGGCGAGGTTGCCGTCGGGCCGGTGCGCGAACACGTATTTTTCCACGCCAATCCGCAGGTGTTGCAAACAGCAACGGGATAG
- a CDS encoding LysR family transcriptional regulator — protein MNLSKVDLNLFIVFDAIYTEANLTRAGQIVGITQPAVSNALARLRETFNDPLFVRTAQGMVPTPMAQNIIGPVRNALSLLRVSVQESRIFNPAQAVKTYRISMTDLTEAIILPPLFQRLRRLAPTVIIESFLSKRRETTKELAAGRLDFAVDAPLNTDPQVRHVKLMDDRYVCAMRKGHPLAGKEKLSLDDYLSLTHIHISSRRSGLGYVDLALGKMGIQRKIALRSQHYLMASQVMQQTDMVMTVPERFARRHDLQSFNLPVNDVPSVETHLYWHESTDQDPANRWMREQMIELCQQVTAQEKKLEKV, from the coding sequence ATGAATCTGAGCAAGGTCGACCTGAACCTTTTCATCGTCTTCGACGCGATCTACACCGAAGCCAACCTGACTCGCGCCGGGCAGATTGTCGGCATCACCCAGCCGGCGGTGTCCAACGCGCTGGCGCGGTTACGCGAAACCTTCAACGACCCGCTCTTCGTGCGTACCGCTCAGGGCATGGTGCCCACGCCGATGGCGCAGAACATCATCGGCCCGGTGCGCAACGCCCTGTCGCTGCTGCGCGTATCGGTGCAGGAAAGTCGCATCTTCAACCCGGCGCAGGCGGTCAAGACCTACCGCATCAGCATGACCGACCTGACGGAAGCAATCATTCTGCCGCCACTGTTCCAGCGCCTGCGCCGCCTCGCGCCAACGGTGATCATCGAAAGCTTTCTGTCCAAGCGCCGGGAAACCACCAAGGAACTCGCGGCCGGGCGTCTGGATTTCGCCGTGGATGCGCCGCTCAACACCGACCCGCAGGTGCGCCACGTCAAGCTGATGGACGACCGTTACGTCTGCGCCATGCGCAAGGGCCACCCACTGGCGGGCAAGGAAAAACTCAGCCTCGATGACTACCTGTCGCTGACTCACATCCATATTTCCAGCCGCCGCAGCGGTCTGGGTTATGTCGATCTGGCGCTGGGCAAAATGGGCATCCAGCGCAAGATCGCCCTGCGCTCGCAGCACTATCTGATGGCTTCGCAAGTGATGCAGCAGACCGACATGGTCATGACCGTGCCGGAACGCTTCGCCCGCCGCCATGATTTGCAGTCGTTCAATTTGCCGGTGAATGATGTGCCGTCGGTGGAAACGCATTTGTACTGGCACGAAAGCACCGACCAGGATCCGGCGAATCGCTGGATGCGCGAGCAGATGATCGAGTTGTGCCAACAGGTGACGGCGCAGGAGAAGAAGCTGGAGAAGGTGTAG
- a CDS encoding autotransporter assembly complex protein TamA has product MKFPRRFTSGVLMLLSSCAALAQSELDVRIKPSNDELKANIEGYIGSLGDRDEEALLRFSRGAEEQARKAAQALGYYQPQIDSDVKGGKKPRLVLNIDPGEPIRLRNVTVRVDGPAASLKSFRVPKSDLLKSGAVLNHGRYEDAKRVIQNQASRFGYFSGHFTSQKLMVDPRAGVADIELIYDSGPRYALGKVSFEGDTPFDEDLLQRMVPFKAGEPYDSELIAELNRDLQSSGYFEGVRVDAAPTAAQNDVIPVAVKLDTRKPRTMGLGLGYSTDVGPRIKANWTRHWVNPQGDSYGWEAELSAPRQNVGLFYDIPLDPPLTDKLRWAGGYQFEDIEGSDTLSKLLTFGPEWHSKLPSGWQRVISLKWQREEYELGDDSGLSTLLMPGISYSYLKSDNRIDPRNGYRLSFESKVAKEGLGSDNNLLYGTALVKGLTTVFDKHRLLGRVQVGGSATNGYNSIPPSLRFFAGGDQSVRGYDYQSLSPKNSDGKRIGGRYMVAGSVEYQYSIAEKWRVATFVDQGNSFNKLELPDLKTGVGVGVRWVSPVGPIRLDLAHALDDDGGIRLHFSMGPEL; this is encoded by the coding sequence ATGAAGTTTCCACGAAGATTTACCAGCGGCGTGCTGATGCTGTTATCCAGCTGCGCGGCGCTGGCGCAAAGTGAATTGGATGTACGGATCAAGCCGTCCAACGATGAACTCAAGGCCAATATAGAAGGCTATATCGGCAGCCTCGGCGATCGCGACGAAGAAGCCTTGCTGCGTTTCAGTCGCGGTGCCGAAGAGCAGGCGCGCAAAGCGGCGCAGGCGTTGGGCTACTACCAGCCGCAGATCGACAGTGACGTCAAGGGCGGGAAAAAACCGCGTCTGGTGCTGAACATCGATCCCGGCGAGCCGATTCGCCTGCGCAACGTCACTGTGCGCGTCGACGGCCCGGCGGCCTCGCTGAAATCCTTTCGCGTACCGAAAAGCGATCTGCTCAAGTCCGGCGCCGTGCTCAACCATGGCCGTTACGAAGACGCCAAACGGGTGATCCAGAACCAGGCCTCGCGCTTCGGTTACTTCAGCGGTCATTTCACCAGCCAGAAACTCATGGTCGATCCGCGCGCGGGCGTGGCCGACATCGAATTGATCTACGACAGCGGCCCGCGTTATGCGCTGGGCAAAGTCAGTTTCGAGGGCGACACGCCGTTCGACGAAGACCTGCTGCAACGCATGGTGCCGTTCAAGGCAGGCGAGCCTTATGATTCGGAACTGATCGCCGAACTCAACCGCGACCTGCAATCGAGCGGCTATTTCGAAGGCGTGCGCGTCGACGCGGCACCGACGGCAGCGCAGAACGATGTGATTCCGGTCGCCGTCAAACTCGACACGCGCAAGCCGCGCACCATGGGTCTAGGCCTCGGTTATTCGACCGACGTCGGGCCACGGATCAAGGCCAACTGGACGCGCCACTGGGTCAACCCGCAGGGCGACAGCTATGGCTGGGAGGCCGAACTCTCGGCGCCCCGGCAGAACGTCGGGCTGTTCTACGACATCCCGCTCGACCCACCACTGACCGACAAACTGCGCTGGGCCGGCGGCTATCAGTTCGAAGACATCGAAGGCTCCGACACCCTCAGCAAGCTGCTGACCTTCGGCCCGGAATGGCACAGCAAGTTGCCCAGCGGCTGGCAGCGGGTGATCTCGCTGAAATGGCAACGTGAAGAATACGAACTCGGCGACGACTCCGGCCTGAGCACGTTGCTCATGCCCGGCATCAGTTATTCGTACCTCAAAAGCGACAACCGCATCGACCCGCGCAACGGCTATCGCCTGAGCTTCGAAAGCAAAGTGGCCAAGGAAGGCCTCGGTTCGGACAACAACCTTTTATATGGCACCGCGCTGGTCAAAGGCCTGACCACGGTGTTCGACAAGCATCGCTTGCTCGGCCGTGTGCAGGTCGGCGGCAGCGCCACCAACGGCTACAACTCGATTCCGCCATCGCTGCGCTTTTTTGCCGGTGGCGATCAGAGCGTGCGCGGTTACGACTATCAGAGCCTGTCGCCGAAAAATTCCGATGGTAAACGGATTGGCGGTCGCTACATGGTGGCCGGCAGCGTCGAGTATCAATACTCGATCGCCGAAAAATGGCGGGTCGCGACGTTCGTCGACCAAGGCAACTCTTTCAACAAACTCGAACTGCCCGACCTCAAGACCGGGGTCGGTGTAGGTGTGCGCTGGGTCTCGCCGGTCGGGCCGATCCGCCTTGACCTGGCCCACGCGCTGGACGACGACGGCGGCATCCGGCTGCACTTTTCCATGGGGCCTGAGCTGTGA
- the xthA gene encoding exodeoxyribonuclease III produces MKIVSFNINGLRARPHQLAALIEKHQPDVIGLQETKVHDDQFPHEDIRALGYHVHFHGQKGHYGVALLSRNEPIAIHKGFATDEEDAQRRFIWGTFADANGVPVTIMNGYFPQGESRDHPTKFPAKERFYSDLQALLESQFHNEQPLVVMGDVNISPEDCDIGIGPDNMKRWLKTGKCSFLPEEREWMARLKNWGLTDSYRHLNPDVSDMFSWFDYRSRGFEDEPKRGLRIDVILASHGLLPRVKDAGVDYELRGMEKPSDHAPIWLELS; encoded by the coding sequence ATGAAGATTGTTTCCTTCAACATCAACGGACTGCGTGCCCGTCCGCATCAGCTGGCAGCGCTGATCGAAAAACATCAGCCCGACGTGATCGGCCTGCAGGAAACCAAGGTCCACGACGACCAGTTCCCCCACGAAGACATCCGCGCCCTCGGCTACCACGTGCACTTCCATGGCCAGAAGGGCCATTACGGTGTCGCCCTGCTCTCGCGCAACGAACCGATCGCCATCCATAAAGGCTTCGCCACCGATGAAGAAGACGCGCAACGGCGCTTTATCTGGGGCACTTTTGCCGATGCCAACGGCGTGCCGGTGACGATCATGAACGGCTATTTCCCACAAGGTGAAAGCCGCGACCACCCAACCAAATTCCCCGCCAAGGAGCGTTTCTACAGCGATCTGCAAGCGCTGCTGGAAAGCCAGTTCCACAATGAACAGCCACTGGTGGTGATGGGCGATGTGAACATTTCCCCGGAAGACTGCGACATCGGCATCGGCCCGGACAACATGAAGCGCTGGCTGAAAACCGGCAAATGCAGCTTCCTGCCGGAAGAACGCGAGTGGATGGCGCGCCTGAAGAACTGGGGCCTGACCGACAGCTATCGGCACCTCAACCCCGACGTGAGCGACATGTTCAGCTGGTTCGACTATCGCAGCCGTGGCTTTGAAGATGAACCCAAACGCGGCCTGCGCATCGATGTGATTCTGGCGTCCCATGGCCTGCTGCCACGGGTCAAGGATGCCGGCGTGGACTACGAACTGCGCGGCATGGAAAAACCCTCGGACCATGCGCCGATCTGGCTTGAATTGAGCTAA
- a CDS encoding MarR family winged helix-turn-helix transcriptional regulator, which produces MKHFTPEEFKHCHLGLLLGRAALLKDRIIDTHMEPHGITAAQFKVLIIMAQFGVDTPAELCRHLSLDSGSMTRMLDRLEQKGFLIRQRSEDDRRQVQLKLTEQGQQLTDRLPQIGADAMNELAGAISREELKTLEYILKKILLAAGDPITVQRLGEHNER; this is translated from the coding sequence ATGAAGCATTTCACCCCGGAAGAATTCAAACATTGCCACCTCGGCCTGTTGCTCGGCCGTGCCGCGTTGCTCAAGGACCGGATCATCGACACCCACATGGAACCCCACGGCATCACCGCCGCGCAGTTCAAGGTGTTGATCATCATGGCCCAGTTCGGCGTCGATACCCCGGCCGAGCTGTGCCGCCATCTGTCGCTGGACAGCGGGTCGATGACGCGCATGCTCGATCGTCTGGAGCAGAAGGGCTTCCTGATCCGCCAACGCAGCGAAGATGACCGCCGTCAGGTGCAGTTGAAGCTGACCGAACAGGGTCAGCAGTTGACCGATCGCCTGCCGCAGATCGGTGCTGATGCGATGAATGAGCTGGCCGGCGCGATCTCCCGCGAAGAGCTGAAAACCCTGGAATACATCCTCAAGAAAATCCTGCTGGCCGCCGGTGACCCGATCACCGTCCAGCGTTTGGGTGAACACAATGAACGCTGA